The region TCAATAGCAAAATGGCCCGTTCGTCTATCGGCTAGGACGCCAGGTTTTCATCCTGGTAAGAGGGGTTCGATTCCCCTACGGGCTACAATTTTTTAATAAAAAAGAAAAAATAAACAAAATGGCAAATCATAAGTCATCGTTAAAAAGAATTAGAAGTAACGAAACTAAGCGTTTAAGAAATAAGTATCAGCATAAGACTACTCGTAATGCGATTAAGAAGTTGCGCGAGATGGATAACAAGAAAGAAGCTGTGGCTTTGTTTCCAACTGTTGTATCTATGTTAGATAAGTTAGCTAAGAATAACGTTATTCATGCTAATAAAGCTTCTAACTTAAAATCTAGTTTAGCTAAGCACGTTGCTGCTTTATAAACAGTTTTAGTTATATAATATTATAAGCGTTTCACTTTGTGAAGCGCTTTTTTTTATGCTTTAAATTTTGATGGTATTATTTAGCAATAATAGATTGTTAGGTAAAATGATGCCATAAAAAAAGCCTTAATTTGAATATTAAGGCTTCTTAGTTTATTGCAAAGTTTCTTTAACCGTTCATAGAGATTAAAAACTCTTCGTTATTTCTAGTTTGTTTAAATCTATCGTTTATAAATTCCATAGCTTCTACAGGATTCATATCTGCTAAGTATTTACGCATAACCCACATACGTTGTATTGTAGTTTCATCTAATAATATGTCATCACGACGTGTACTAGACGATGTTAAATCTATTGCTGGGAAAATACGACGATTAGATATTTTTCGATCCAATTGTAGCTCCATATTACCTGTACCTTTAAATTCTTCAAAGATTACTTCGTCCATTTTAGAACCAGTTTCTGTTAAAGCAGTTGCAATAATTGTAAGTGATCCACCATTTTCTATGTTACGTGCTGCTCCAAAGAAACGTTTTGGTTTGTGTAATGCATTAGCATCGACACCACCAGACAATATTTTTCCTGATGCTGGTTGTACTGTATTGTAAGCTCTAGCTAAACGTGTAATAGAGTCTAAAAGGATTACTACATCGTGTCCGCACTCAACTAATCGTTTTGCTTTTTCTAACACGATATTAGCAATCTTTACATGCTCATGTGCTTCTTTATCAAACGTAGAGGCTATAACTTCTCCACGCACATTACGTTGCATGTCTGTTACCTCTTCAGGACGCTCGTCTATTAGTAAAATCATTTGATAGACTTCTGGATGGTTTGCAGCAATTGCATTAGCCACATCCTTTAATAACATAGTCTTACCAGTTTTTGGTTGAGATACAATCATAC is a window of Olleya sp. YS DNA encoding:
- the rpsT gene encoding 30S ribosomal protein S20, which produces MANHKSSLKRIRSNETKRLRNKYQHKTTRNAIKKLREMDNKKEAVALFPTVVSMLDKLAKNNVIHANKASNLKSSLAKHVAAL